The following coding sequences are from one Candidatus Nitronereus thalassa window:
- a CDS encoding MFS transporter, producing MMPSTPVFLILCGVGLCSFMSYNLVRMPALAPFAESLGAGPVAVGFIVAASTLTGVFLKLPMGALSDVVSRRRLMLVGVLAFALPPFAYPLVPDLETLAVLRVIHGLATAVFTPLVLASVASMYPMTRGAALGWYTSAAQGGALLGPMLGGWLVDTAGFTQAFLAGGGFGLVALALFVIILFLYPEETPMTQKDTREVWADLQRGLSTVIGHSQMLMTSLAEAAKMMASGTLMAFLPLYALSIGLSLTDSGLLFGIQGLTSFLSKPVMGRVSDQVGRRPLITLGLVICGVTIMSLPYVTEFLPLLGLAAGFGFGEAVITSSSAAFIADLAAPENIGAGMGLRGTIMDMGHAGGPVLAGVLVATISYTGAFTVLGGLQFVAAWGFWLMTYRSSAVQPV from the coding sequence ATGATGCCTTCGACTCCCGTGTTTCTTATCTTGTGCGGGGTTGGGTTGTGCTCATTTATGAGTTACAACCTCGTGCGCATGCCCGCCTTAGCGCCGTTTGCAGAATCTTTAGGCGCGGGGCCTGTGGCCGTAGGGTTTATAGTCGCGGCCTCGACGTTAACTGGGGTCTTCCTCAAGCTCCCGATGGGGGCGCTGTCAGATGTGGTGAGTCGGCGTCGCCTGATGTTGGTGGGAGTGTTAGCCTTTGCCCTTCCACCGTTTGCCTATCCCTTAGTGCCGGACCTCGAAACGTTGGCGGTGTTGCGGGTGATTCATGGTTTGGCGACTGCCGTGTTTACTCCTCTGGTGCTGGCTTCAGTGGCGTCGATGTACCCGATGACGCGTGGGGCCGCGTTGGGGTGGTATACGTCTGCGGCGCAGGGTGGCGCGTTATTGGGACCGATGCTCGGGGGATGGCTGGTCGATACCGCGGGGTTTACTCAGGCTTTTCTTGCGGGTGGTGGATTCGGTCTGGTTGCGCTCGCCCTTTTTGTGATTATTTTATTTTTGTATCCAGAAGAAACACCGATGACTCAAAAAGATACTCGCGAAGTGTGGGCCGATTTGCAGCGGGGTTTGTCCACGGTGATCGGTCATTCGCAAATGCTGATGACCAGTTTGGCAGAAGCCGCTAAAATGATGGCGAGTGGGACGCTCATGGCATTCTTGCCTTTGTACGCGCTTTCCATTGGTTTAAGTTTGACGGACAGTGGATTATTATTTGGCATTCAAGGCTTGACGTCATTTTTATCGAAACCGGTGATGGGGCGAGTTTCGGATCAGGTCGGACGACGCCCACTCATTACCTTGGGTCTTGTCATTTGTGGGGTCACGATCATGAGCCTGCCCTACGTGACGGAATTTCTACCCCTCCTCGGTCTCGCGGCGGGGTTTGGCTTTGGCGAGGCAGTGATCACCTCATCTTCTGCTGCGTTTATCGCCGACCTCGCGGCACCGGAGAATATTGGCGCGGGTATGGGATTGCGTGGGACGATTATGGATATGGGGCATGCCGGTGGGCCGGTCCTGGCGGGTGTGCTTGTGGCGACAATCAGTTATACTGGTGCCTTCACGGTGTTGGGGG